A genomic stretch from Candidatus Flexicrinis proximus includes:
- the menA gene encoding 1,4-dihydroxy-2-naphthoate octaprenyltransferase, with amino-acid sequence MSQQPERTVSKREAWIRATRPRVFTAAYVPMGVAFAAAVRDGVFQVIPFVLALIGVMLLQTAANLVNEYYDFKRGADELKVAGQGMAIKHFGLTPREVGIGALLTLIGGCLIGLFLVTQSGPALLWIGMAGALVAVTYTAGPFPLAYNGLGELAAGVFMGPLIVVGAYYVMSRGQVAPDLWLISLPVALMVAAILHANNLRDLEADRAVNKRTLAVLLGRGAARVEYMLLVGGAYVALAGLVVFGAVPVATLVAALTLPEARTLIHIFNTETDAATLHPAQGRTARLHGRFGLLLVAGWLLWLLLDALI; translated from the coding sequence ATGAGCCAACAGCCCGAACGCACCGTGTCTAAAAGAGAAGCATGGATACGCGCCACGCGGCCGCGCGTGTTCACCGCCGCCTATGTGCCGATGGGGGTCGCTTTCGCCGCTGCTGTGAGAGACGGCGTATTCCAGGTTATCCCGTTTGTGCTCGCCCTGATCGGTGTCATGCTGCTGCAAACCGCGGCGAATCTGGTCAACGAATATTACGACTTCAAGCGCGGCGCGGATGAACTGAAAGTCGCCGGGCAAGGGATGGCCATCAAGCACTTCGGCCTGACGCCACGCGAGGTCGGGATCGGCGCGCTGCTGACGCTGATTGGCGGCTGTCTGATCGGACTGTTTCTGGTGACCCAAAGCGGGCCGGCGCTGCTATGGATCGGTATGGCAGGGGCACTGGTCGCGGTGACCTACACTGCCGGCCCGTTCCCACTGGCCTACAACGGATTGGGGGAACTCGCCGCGGGCGTATTTATGGGGCCGCTGATCGTGGTGGGCGCCTATTATGTGATGTCAAGAGGGCAGGTCGCGCCGGATCTGTGGCTGATCTCACTGCCGGTGGCGCTGATGGTCGCGGCAATCCTGCACGCCAATAACCTGCGCGACCTGGAGGCGGACCGGGCGGTCAATAAACGCACGCTGGCAGTACTGCTCGGCAGAGGCGCGGCGCGAGTCGAATATATGCTGCTGGTCGGCGGCGCGTATGTCGCGCTGGCAGGGCTGGTGGTGTTCGGCGCCGTGCCGGTGGCGACGCTGGTGGCGGCGCTGACGCTGCCGGAAGCGAGAACGCTCATCCACATCTTTAATACCGAGACCGATGCGGCTACACTGCATCCCGCGCAAGGGCGCACCGCGCGGCTCCACGGGCGCTTCGGGCTGCTGCTGGTGGCGGGCTGGCTGCTCTGGCTGCTGCTCGACGCGCTGATTTAG